The Ovis aries strain OAR_USU_Benz2616 breed Rambouillet chromosome 6, ARS-UI_Ramb_v3.0, whole genome shotgun sequence genome includes a window with the following:
- the LOC121819867 gene encoding EKC/KEOPS complex subunit GON7-like, protein MTEREQDDNSAGLMSPLLPVSLPLVLITTQHRQAVWNILRTSQTCFAVAKELLQGEYLRLEVQRQQLGVPCEAAWGVTGPFQGLSGVAQMRELVKKLFCSQVQQEAKDRVTVAPDEVFAADDEHDSEDENNTDNRTNSDGPSAKWQNTPS, encoded by the exons atgactgagcgtgagCAGGATGATAATTCTGCTGGACTCATGAGTCCTCTCTTGCCAGTATCTCTGCCACTTGTACTAATCACTACACAGCATCGACAGGCCGTGTGGAACATCCTTAGAACGTCCCAGACGTG CTTTGCGGTCGCTAAGGAGCTGTTACAGGGTGAGTACCTCAGACTGGAAGTGCAGCGACAGCAGCTAGGGGTGCCTTGTGAGGCGGCCTGGGGCGTCACCGGCCCTTTCCAGGGCTTATCGGGTGTGGCTCAGATGAGGGAGCTGGTGAAGAAGCTCTTTTGCTCTCAGGTACAGCAGGAAGCAAAGGACCGGGTGACGGTGGCTCCCGATGAGGTCTTCGCCGCTGATGATGAACATGATTCAGAAGATGAAAATAACACTGATAACAGAACTAACTCAGACGGACCatctgcaaaatggcaaaatacaCCATCTTAA